From Pseudomonas alcaligenes, a single genomic window includes:
- a CDS encoding 5'-nucleotidase, with product MGKGLGDKLVLAISSRALFDLSDSHRIYESEGVEAYRQYQIDHEDEILAPGDAFPLVQKLLSLNARLEQARVEVVLVSRNSADTGLRVFNSIQHHGLGISRAAFVGGRSPYPYLAAFGSHLFLSTHAEDVRSALEAGFAAATILSGGAHRAASNELRFAFDGDAVLFSDESERVYQQGGLEAFQNHEKASARELLGGGPFKPFLYALNRLQREFAEENCPIRTALVTARSAPAHERVIRTLREWDIRLDESLFLGGLDKAAFLEAFAADVFFDDQAGHCEKAREVVATGHVPHGVSNELLQR from the coding sequence ATGGGCAAGGGGCTGGGTGACAAGCTGGTGCTGGCGATCTCCTCGCGGGCACTGTTCGACCTGAGCGACAGTCATCGCATCTATGAAAGCGAAGGCGTCGAAGCCTACCGCCAGTACCAGATCGACCATGAGGACGAGATCCTCGCTCCGGGTGATGCCTTTCCCCTGGTGCAGAAGCTGCTCAGTCTCAATGCCCGCCTGGAGCAGGCGCGGGTCGAGGTGGTGCTGGTCTCGCGTAACAGCGCCGACACCGGCCTGCGCGTATTCAACTCGATCCAGCACCATGGCCTGGGCATCTCGCGCGCGGCCTTCGTCGGCGGGCGTAGCCCGTACCCCTACCTGGCGGCCTTCGGCAGCCACCTGTTCCTCTCCACCCATGCCGAAGATGTGCGCAGCGCCCTGGAGGCGGGGTTCGCCGCGGCGACCATTCTCTCCGGCGGCGCGCACCGGGCGGCCAGCAACGAGCTGCGCTTCGCCTTCGATGGCGACGCGGTGCTGTTTTCCGATGAGTCCGAGCGGGTCTATCAGCAGGGCGGCCTGGAGGCCTTCCAGAATCACGAGAAGGCTTCGGCCCGCGAGTTGCTGGGCGGCGGGCCGTTCAAGCCGTTCCTCTATGCGCTCAACCGCCTGCAGCGCGAATTCGCCGAGGAGAACTGCCCGATCCGCACTGCGCTGGTCACCGCACGCTCGGCGCCGGCCCATGAGCGGGTCATCCGTACCCTGCGCGAGTGGGATATCCGCCTGGACGAGTCGCTGTTCCTCGGCGGCCTGGACAAGGCGGCGTTCCTCGAGGCCTTTGCCGCCGACGTGTTCTTCGATGATCAGGCTGGCCACTGCGAGAAAGCGCGCGAGGTGGTGGCCACCGGCCATGTGCCCCACGGCGTGAGCAACGAGCTGCTGCAGCGCTAG